The genomic DNA GtgcctttttccttttccaaaagTAGAAATGAGTGCAGGTTTCTACCATTGCCACAACTGCTTAATAAGGTACATTGGACAACCACATGACTGTTTGACGTTGCCATGTAACAGATGGTCACAAAAAAGCTCTCTCTAAGCTTCACTGCTTTGAAGTCTCCCTACTTGGCAATTTCACTTGTTAAGTGCAAAATGAATCCTGTTTTTCCATGGGTTCTCAGTGGCCAACATCATTTtggtgtttatttaattattattgtaattatatttttaatgtgttatcCTTGATCTTGACTTAAGAAAATGTGTCAACATGCTCACATGATGTTCCATGAACATGTCATTCCATTTAGCGTACGGTGTTTGTGTTGACTTGTAGTTTGGTGCCGACCTTATGGTTTTAGCAGGAGGCCAAGTATAACAGGTTGTGCTTACACAgttgttatttgtgtttttcaagaTGGAACATAGCAAGTCGGAATATTTTGCTGGCCACCATGAAACTCAAGACCCATTAAACAGCTCTGCAATAACAAAACGGATCACCCTTCAAAAGATGTGAGTGTTGTCACATTTTCCATCAGGGAGCAGGGATAATGGTTGTTAAACAAACATCGCATTTCCCCTCCAAcccttttctgcttttctgacAGAGCCAAAAAAGCGAGCGCCCAGGCCCATCCCTGCCCGCGGGTCCCGGGTGGGcgggaccagcagggggcgccaccCCTctccgttgccatggaaactgaaGCAGGGGGCGGAGCGTCGAACGAGGAGCTCGGGGACGGGGCGGAGGAGGGCGAGATGGGGGGAGAGGACGGAGGGAGCGGAGCCCAAACCTCCGCAGGGGCTCCACGGCCGGAGGGGGCGCCCATCCGGAACGGGCCCCGGGGCGAGAGGCCTGGGCCGGCCCCGAGGCAGGGCTGCAGGGCCCCCGGCGGGGAGCTGGCAGAGCCGCCGCAGGCCGAACTTGGCGAGGGCCGGGGGGGAAGGGCCAGGCTGCTGGAAGAGGGACAGCGAGCCAAAAGAGCGTGCTCTGGACAGGCTCCAGCGTCCCCCAGCCAGGTCATAACAAAAACACGCTCTGCCGAGTCCTCATCGCCGCCCGCTACATCGCCTCCGCTGGCTGTCAGATCGCCACCCTCTCCGGGGCCCGTTCCGGGGCCCGCTCTGGGACAGGGGCCTACGCAGCAGAAACCGAGCTCCAAACCCCTCCTCCGGCGAAATGGACCGCAGGCAAGCCAGGGCGGTCAGGCAGGGAGCGACGGGGACGCGTCCAGCCAGCACAGCGAGATAAAGCCATCGGACgcagggcggggggcggagaACCTGCCCAGGAAGTCAAGGCTAAAGCGCATTAAAAAAACCTGAGGCGACGAGGAGGCGTGCCTGATGGTGTGTTTACTCTGCTTATgttcacacgtacacactagTCACAGGTGCACTCACACATTCGGCTGTTTTATTCCGCAATCGTTCGTTGTCCACAagacccttcccccccctcccacaccagaACATTACAACATTAGCCCCAAATTGAAAAGGGTATttgacaaaatgcattttaaaaatcaagcatttaaaaaacccacaaagttcacaaaTTTTAAAGGAATGAATGTCTGCAAATATTCAGATGTGAATATTCTGCAGTTTTGTAGTTCTGACTATTTTTAGACATGGCTGTTG from Anguilla rostrata isolate EN2019 chromosome 18, ASM1855537v3, whole genome shotgun sequence includes the following:
- the slx4ip gene encoding protein SLX4IP produces the protein MCPTKFVLKCGNFAVLVDLHVLPPGLGEEASWFTEQHKEEVCQMIRDAVDQRVRHFLETSHQRGQPKQRKGSASASPVCVKGERIRLAAYFMKRHVNLRCVGPRRRGELRVFPERLVVCASVPADAAERGGGGGGGGEEADLTAMEHSKSEYFAGHHETQDPLNSSAITKRITLQKIAKKASAQAHPCPRVPGGRDQQGAPPLSVAMETEAGGGASNEELGDGAEEGEMGGEDGGSGAQTSAGAPRPEGAPIRNGPRGERPGPAPRQGCRAPGGELAEPPQAELGEGRGGRARLLEEGQRAKRACSGQAPASPSQVITKTRSAESSSPPATSPPLAVRSPPSPGPVPGPALGQGPTQQKPSSKPLLRRNGPQASQGGQAGSDGDASSQHSEIKPSDAGRGAENLPRKSRLKRIKKT